The following are encoded in a window of Castanea sativa cultivar Marrone di Chiusa Pesio chromosome 9, ASM4071231v1 genomic DNA:
- the LOC142609651 gene encoding trihelix transcription factor GT-3b-like produces the protein MEGHHPHPHPHHLQHQHQQQQHHISVNVDTSDRFPQWSVQETKEFLMIRAELDRTFMETKRNKLLWEVISTKMKEKGFNRSAEQCKCKWKNLVTRYKGCETMEPEAMRQQFPFYNELQAIFTARMQRMLWAEAEGAASGSKKKAAQLSSDEEEDIEDSEGEIKGNTRKKIKKSSKNNITGSSTSGVGSGSGNNFNHLKEILDDFMKQQLQIEVQWREAFEARENERRLKEMEWRQHMEALENERILMEQRWREREEQRRMREEARAEKRDALITALLSKIRREDM, from the exons ATGGAGGgacatcatcctcatcctcatcctcatcatcttcAACATCAGCATCAGCAACAGCAACATCATATCAGTGTCAACGTTGATACGAGTGATAGATTTCCTCAATGGAGTGTCCAAGAGACAAAGGAGTTCTTGATGATCCGAGCTGAGCTGGATCGAACTTTCATGGAAACAAAGAGGAACAAGCTTCTCTGGGAAGTTATCTCTACCAAGATGAAAGAAAAGGGTTTCAATCGCAGCGCTGAACAGTGCAAGTGCAAGTGGAAAAACCTCGTTACTCGTTATAAG GGGTGTGAGACAATGGAACCTGAAGCCATGCGTCAACAATTCCCGTTTTACAATGAACTCCAAGCGATTTTCACTGCAAGGATGCAGAGAATGTTATGGGCTGAAGCTGAAGGAGCAGCAAGTGGTTCAAAAAAGAAGGCTGCACAGCTTTCATCTGATGAAGAGGAAGATATCGAAGACAGTGAGGGAGAGATCAAAGGTAACACTAGGAAGAAGATTAAAAAGAGCAGCAAGAACAATATTACTGGAAGTAGTACTAGCGGTGTTGGTAGTGGGAGTGGAAATAATTTCAACCATTTGAAGGAGATATTGGATGATTTCATGAAGCAACAGTTGCAGATAGAAGTGCAATGGAGGGAAGCGTTTGAGGCTAGAGAAAACGAGAGGAGATTAAAGGAAATGGAGTGGAGGCAACACATGGAAGCATTGGAGAATGAGAGGATATTGATGGAGCAGAGGTGGAGAGAGAGGGAAGAGCAAAGGAGGATGAGAGAAGAAGCTAGGGCTGAGAAAAGGGACGCTCTTATCACAGCTTTGCTAAGCAAGATTAGGAGAGAGGATATGTAG